The Deltaproteobacteria bacterium GWC2_65_14 nucleotide sequence GATCGCCGAGGCGGTCGACGCCGGGATCGACGTCGTCGTCTGCATCACCGAAGGGATCCCGATCCTCGATATGGTGAGGATCCGGCGGTTCATGGAGGGGAAGAAGCCGCGCCTCATCGGGCCGAACTGCCCGGGGATCATCACCCCCGGGGAGTGCAAGATCGGGATCATGCCCGGCTATATCCACAAGCCCGGCACCGTCGGGATCGTCTCCCGCTCCGGGACGCTCACCTACGAGGCGGTCCACCAGGTGACCACCCTCGGGATGGGGCAGTCCACCTGCGTGGGGATCGGCGGCGACCCGGTGAACGGGACGAACTTCATCGACGTGCTCGCGGCGTTCGAGGCCGACCCCAAAACCGAGGCGGTCATCCTGATCGGGGAGATCGGCGGCACGGCGGAGGAGGAGGCGGCGGCCTTCGTGAAGGCGAACATGACCAAGCCGGTCGTCGGCTTCGTGGCGGGGCAGACCGCCCCGAAGGGAAAGCGGATGGGGCATGCCGGCGCCATCATCTCCGGGGGGAAGGGGACGGCCGCGGAGAAGGTCGAGGCCTTCCGCGCAGCGGGGATCTCGGTCTCCGAGGCGCCCTCCGATCTCGGGATCACGCTGGCGAAGCGGCTCGGCGGGAAAGTCCATTAAAGGAAGGGACGAACGAAATGGTGAACGAGCAGGTAGTGGAGAAGATCGAGGCGACGGAGAACGAGAAAGTCAAGATCAGCATCATCCCCCGCTTCTGCAAGGGGTGCGAGATCTGCGTGAAGCTCTGCCCCACGCAGGTCCTCGGGATGGATATGTTCACGGTGAAGGTGGTCGACATCGACAAGTGCACGATCTGCATGGCGTGCGAGCTGCGCTGCCCGGACTTCGCCATCTTCGTGGAAAAGAAGTAGCGCGGCAACCAACCCGCAAAGGAGACCATACGGTGGGTACGATCAAGCTGCTCCAAGGAAACGAAGCCTGCGCGGAGGGGGCGCTTTACGCCGGGTGCACCTTCTTCGCCGGGTATCCGATCACCCCCTCCACGGAAGTGGCGGAATACCTGGCCAGGCGCCTTCCCCTCCGGGGGGGCGCGTTCATCCAGATGGAGGACGAGATCGCGGCGATGGCGGCGGTGATCGGGGGATCGCTCGCGGGCAGGAAGGTGCTCACGGCGACCTCCGGCCCCGGGTTCTCCCTCAAGCAGGAGAACATCGGGTTCGCGGCGCTGACCGAGGTGCCCTGCGTCATCGTGAACGTGATGCGGGGGGGACCCTCGACCGGCGTCCCCACCGGCCCCGGACAGAGCGACATCATGCAGTGCCGGTGGGGGACCCACGGGGATCACCCGACCATCTGCCTCACCCCGGCCTACGTGCAGGAGGTCTTCAGCGAGACGGTGCGGGCCTTCAACCTCGCGGAGAGGTACCGCACCCCGGTCATCATCGCCTTCGACGAGATCGTCGGGCACATGCGGGAGCGGATCGAGATCCCCGATCCGGGGGTCCTTCCCGTAGAGGACCGCGCGAAGCCGACCTGCGCCCCGGCCGACTACCTCCCGTACGACGACCGCGCGGGGGACGTTCCCCCGATGGCGAACTTCTTCGAGGGGTACCGGTACCACGTCACGGGGCTCAACCACGGGCCGGACGGCTTTCCGGTGAACGCCTCCCCGAGGATCCACACCGACGAGCTTCGCCTGATGCGGAAGGTGGAGGCGAACCGCAAGGAGATCATCCGGTATGCCGAGTACCTGACCGAGGACGCCGAGGTCGCGGTCTTCGCCTACGGGGTGTCCGGCCGGTCGGGGAAGACCGCGGTCCAGATGGCCCGGAAGGAAGGGATCAAGGCGGGCCTCTTCCGCCCTCTGACCATCTGGCCGTTTCCCGAGGAGGAGGTGGCCGCGCTCTCCTCCCGCGTGAAGGCGATCGTCGTCCCGGAGCTCTCCCTCGGGCAGATCATCTACGAGGTGGAGCGCTGCGCGAAGGGCCGGTGCCGGGTGGAGGGGATCTACCGGGTGGACGGCGACCCGATCACCCCCGCCCAGATCCTGGAAAAAGTGAAGGAGGTTCGGTAGATGGCCTTCAATTACGATCAGTATATCCGGGGCGGGAAGTTGCCCCACATCTGGTGCCCCGGCTGCACCTACGGGATCGTCTTCAAGTCGCTCCTGCGGGCGATCGAATCGCTGAAGATCCCCAAGGACGACATCGCCATGGTGTCCGGGATCGGATGCGCCTCCCGGCTGCCGGGATACGTGGACTTCAACACGCTCCACACCACCCACGGCCGGGCCCTCCCCTTCGCCACGGGGCTCAAGATGGCCCGGCCGGACAAGCATGTCATGGTGGTCAGCGGAGACGGCGACGCCACGGCGATCGGGGGGAACCACTTCATCCACGCCTGCCGGCGCAACATCGACATCACCGTCCTGGTCTTCAACAACTTCATCTACGGGATGACCGGCGGGCAGCACTCCCCGACGACTCCCTCGGAACACCTCGCCACGACGATGCCGTACGGGAACATCGACCCCTCGTTCAACATCCCCGAGCTGGCCAAGGGGGCCGGGGCGACCTGGGTCGGCCGCGGGACCGCCTATCATGCCGCGCCGCTGGACAAGCTGATCGTGGGCGCCATCCAGCACAAGGGGCTGTCGGTGCTCGAGATCATCAACGCCTGCCCCACGACCCACGGGCGGCGGAACAAGTTCAAAAGCCCCACCGACATGCTGCTCTGGATGAAGGACAAGGCGCTCCCCCTCACGGCCTTCGAGAAGCTGCCTCCCGAGAAGACCGCCGGGAAGTTCCCCACCGGCGTGCTTTTCAAGAAAGAGGCGCCGGAGTATTGCGAAACCTACTACGGGTTGGTCGAGCGGCTGAAAAAACCGAAAGAGGGGAGGGCCTGAGGCGCCATGAGCCGGTACGAGATCCGTTTCTCCGGGTCCGGGGGGCAGGGGTTGATCCTCGCCGGGGTCATCTTCGCCGAGGCGGCGACGATCTACGATAAAAAGAACGCGGTCCAGAGCCAGTCCTACGGGCCCGAGGCGCGCGGCGGGGCCTCCAAGTCCGAGGTGATTATCTCGGACGAGGTGATCGACTTCCCGAAGGCCACCGCGATCGACCTGCAGCTCTCCCTCACGCAGGAGTCCTGCACGAAGTACTACAAGGACGTCAAGAGCGACGGCACCCTCCTCGTGGACGAGGACTTCGTCCGGGAGATCCCGAAGGGGACCTTCAAGGTGATCAAGCTGCCGATCATCCGGACCGCCGCCGAGGAGATCGGCAAGTCGTTCGTCGCGAACATCGTCGCGATCGGGGCGATCGCGGCGATCACCGGCCAGGTGAGCTACGAG carries:
- a CDS encoding 2-oxoacid:ferredoxin oxidoreductase subunit beta, whose amino-acid sequence is MAFNYDQYIRGGKLPHIWCPGCTYGIVFKSLLRAIESLKIPKDDIAMVSGIGCASRLPGYVDFNTLHTTHGRALPFATGLKMARPDKHVMVVSGDGDATAIGGNHFIHACRRNIDITVLVFNNFIYGMTGGQHSPTTPSEHLATTMPYGNIDPSFNIPELAKGAGATWVGRGTAYHAAPLDKLIVGAIQHKGLSVLEIINACPTTHGRRNKFKSPTDMLLWMKDKALPLTAFEKLPPEKTAGKFPTGVLFKKEAPEYCETYYGLVERLKKPKEGRA
- a CDS encoding 2-oxoglutarate ferredoxin oxidoreductase subunit gamma (catalyzes the ferredoxin-dependent oxidative decarboxylation 2-oxoglutarate forming succinyl-CoA) — its product is MSRYEIRFSGSGGQGLILAGVIFAEAATIYDKKNAVQSQSYGPEARGGASKSEVIISDEVIDFPKATAIDLQLSLTQESCTKYYKDVKSDGTLLVDEDFVREIPKGTFKVIKLPIIRTAAEEIGKSFVANIVAIGAIAAITGQVSYESIEKAVLHRVPKGTEEMNRKALKAGFDLAKARMN
- a CDS encoding tungsten formylmethanofuran dehydrogenase — its product is MVNEQVVEKIEATENEKVKISIIPRFCKGCEICVKLCPTQVLGMDMFTVKVVDIDKCTICMACELRCPDFAIFVEKK
- a CDS encoding succinate--CoA ligase subunit alpha, giving the protein MSIWVDKNTKLLVQGITGSVGAFHTKQMLEYGTRIVGGVTPGKAGSKVEGVPVFHTVADAVKATGANATVIYVPPGFAADAIAEAVDAGIDVVVCITEGIPILDMVRIRRFMEGKKPRLIGPNCPGIITPGECKIGIMPGYIHKPGTVGIVSRSGTLTYEAVHQVTTLGMGQSTCVGIGGDPVNGTNFIDVLAAFEADPKTEAVILIGEIGGTAEEEAAAFVKANMTKPVVGFVAGQTAPKGKRMGHAGAIISGGKGTAAEKVEAFRAAGISVSEAPSDLGITLAKRLGGKVH
- a CDS encoding 2-oxoglutarate synthase subunit alpha — translated: MGTIKLLQGNEACAEGALYAGCTFFAGYPITPSTEVAEYLARRLPLRGGAFIQMEDEIAAMAAVIGGSLAGRKVLTATSGPGFSLKQENIGFAALTEVPCVIVNVMRGGPSTGVPTGPGQSDIMQCRWGTHGDHPTICLTPAYVQEVFSETVRAFNLAERYRTPVIIAFDEIVGHMRERIEIPDPGVLPVEDRAKPTCAPADYLPYDDRAGDVPPMANFFEGYRYHVTGLNHGPDGFPVNASPRIHTDELRLMRKVEANRKEIIRYAEYLTEDAEVAVFAYGVSGRSGKTAVQMARKEGIKAGLFRPLTIWPFPEEEVAALSSRVKAIVVPELSLGQIIYEVERCAKGRCRVEGIYRVDGDPITPAQILEKVKEVR